The genomic DNA caacaacaaataaaaaaatagtcaTTAATTGAAAATGGTGGTCGTATGGCACAAATATGTACAGGCAAAGAACTAGAAAAATGGTGACTTAGTAATTAATAAAAGTCAACTGCCACGACAATTAACAAAAGCATCATCTCGACCATGTTGAACTAAGGTTGTAAGATTCCTCATTGCCGTCAATCAGATTCCAAAAATTAATCCGGCATGATACTTATTTTACATAAACTTATAAAGAGGCATGGAACTTCTCCTTGAAGTCCAACAGGAGCTTTCAGTTAGGCAAAATAACAGTGATTATCCATTTTGTATTGCATCATATACAGAAGCAACGAGATGGTATCCTACCAATAAAAACATAACACACGGTGCAAATAATGTCCTATCACATCTTTTAGGCCTTTAACGCAGAACTGTGGCGTCACTTTTATGTCTCTTTATACACAAGTGTGATAAACCAAGTCCTGAAGCAAGTTTTACTAACTGAACATTAGCTAAAAGAAAATATCAACGTAGAAGACAATTCCAGAAAGGTTCACCATGAGTGTAATGCAACAAAGATAATAATTAGTACGACAAGGTTAAGATACATACATGTCGGCAACCAACGGTGTTGTTTTTACTTTTGGCTGCACCACGTTCCCAATAGCAAAAATTCCACCTCCTTTTATGGTATCCAAGCAATGAGCAAATACCTTCTTAACTTTACCAGCAGCAGCTAGCTGTGATAGCATCGATGTATTTGCCTGGCCAAAACCAATAATTCCGTCAAGGGCCTGGTTTGAAGTTCCCAAATCCCCACCTTGCTGAGCACCACACCTACGAAGGAAAGGAGAATCATTTATCCCCACTGAAGTTTTCAGCACAATCAGCACATGTTAATGATTTGACCCTGTCTCCTACTCAGTTCCTCTATTGCAATCTTATTAACAAAAAAACGCGTGATTAATATAGTAAACACAACTGCAGAGTCCTTGATACCTAACTTTTCAATGAAGTAGCAGCACAAACACACGGCCAGGATACACACGGCCAGGATAAAGGGCAAAGTATACAGCTTGTTTACTGAGCATAAAAAAGTCAAGCTCATGCCAATAGAGGAATATTAGCTAGCTTTGTGGCAATGACCAAGAATCATggtagagcaactccagcagacCCTCTAAATAGCCCCCTATACCAAGTTTAGAGGGTCAAGTAAAAAAACACACTCCAGCAGGTCCTCTACTTGTCTCCCTATATTGTCTTCCTATTTTGGGGAAGCCTCCAAATTTCCCCCTCCACCCTCCATTCCTAAGGATCTCTAGGAAGCCCTCTATCCATGGGACTATTGCTAGAGTTGGAAGCATTTTTATGGCCCTCAAGAAATAGAGAGAACCTCCATTTGACCTTTGGGATTTGATTTAAGAgatattgctggagttgctcaaCGTAATAACATGTACATATCCTACCTACAGGGATTGCCACACAATGGAAGTGGATATATAGGAATAGTTGCACATTGTTTCCTTTATATACACATCATTTAATTTGTGAAATTATTCAGCATATACATCTAATGTTGAGTACATTTCCAACATCTTTGTGCTGCCGAACGTTAGCTCATATGAAAACAGTTGTCACTCAACAAACCGAAATGACGACTCACCCGAACGTGACGCTGCCATTGCCACGCTGCGTCTGCCCGTCCCCAGTCACCTGATCGAACTGCAGCGAATCGGTGACGAAGAACCCTGTCGTCGAGCTGCCATCGCCGTACATGACTCTGTACTCGCAGGGGACACTGGCGCTGCAACCCGGCAGCTTGCCCCCATGGGCGGCCAAGCAGAATCCCTGCTCGCACGACACCGTGCTCCCGCTGGAGGACGCCTTGGGGTCGTAGAGCGTCAAGTCAAACTGCACAGGAACGCCCACACCACATGTCACATATCGAAGCGAACAGGTAAATCTGCAATTGAGAATTTGAGACCCGGGAAAAGGGAGCGGAAGTGGGAAATGGTTAGGTACCCCGAGTCCGCTCTTGCGGGGGCATCGTTCGCAGGAGATGCAGTTGACCCAGAGGATGTCGCTGCCGGTGTCGACCTGCACGTAGTAGCGCTTGGGCGGCGTCCCGAGCTTGATCTCCGTGAAGTAGAGCCTGCGCGCCCATCCCATCCCGATTAATAATCCCCACAGCCAAATCAAGCACCCACCGCGGGATCTCCCCAAAATAAGCTAGCGAGCTAGCTGTACGTACCCGGTGTCGGTGgggaggccgaggccgccgaGCGGGACGTCGGCGGCCGCGAggaggcggccgtggcggcggccgtcgtggGCGCGGAGGGCGGTGATGTTGCCGCCTCCGGCGGGGAACTTGCGGCGCACCTGAAAGACGCCGGTGGCCGCGGGGCCGGGGTCGGAGCTGGCCGCCGCTGCCagaagcagcggcggcagcgcgagcgcggcgaggaggagggcggcgcgcggagCCATGGGTTGTTGCTATCCCTTGGCAAGGCAAATGCCGATTCGGAACCGCCCTGCGCGCAGCAGCGAACGACGACTGCGGGCGGCGGGTATTATTCGTGGAGCGCCCTCCTCCGCGGCTCCTCGTCCCTCCCCGCGGCCTCGGAGGCTCAGCTTGGGAGGCATTTGTGTGCGGGGGAGGGGCAAGCAAGGCACCGGAaaacggggaggaggaggggacgggGAAGCTGGAGGAGGGGGAAAGCGGGGCGGCCGCGCTGGGGACGGAGGATGGGGGCGGGCGGGCAAATCGCCCCGCTCTTCGCGGCCCCAGCCACTGACCACCAACGTTTCTTTCCTATTTCTACCTCTAGCTCCGGTCTACTCCTTCCTCGTACACTACCAGAGTAGAATAGCGATTACTCCCTCCGGTCTTTTATTTATGGCGTTTGTATTGCCATATACCTCCTGCGTCGCAAATCGCAGGGCGTTTTAGTTAtttattcatagatattattatatatttggacatatattatatctaaatgtataataatatttatgaatctagaaaaatcaaaacgacttacaatttgaaatggagggtgTAACAAACATCATATATTAAAAATTAAAGAGGAGCAGTTCCAAAAGTTGAGGCCTCCTTCGAAACGAAGgaaagacaaacaaaaattataGGATTCTTGTTCCTATAGATTTAATTCCTGCAGCAGCTTTTGGTTGGAATGAGTTGCatgattccttttccttttgatttCATAGGAAACCATAGGAGAAAAAAATCCACTCAAACCTTATTTGAAATTTCCTGTGCACAAGGAACGAGGATAAGCAGAAGGTAAAACGATGTCTAATCAAAGCATGCACTTGTCATTTGTGCCTAATCAAAGCATACCAAATTGATTAATCAAAATTTGCACCTAAAGTTCCTTTAAAATTCTTGTGTTCTTCCTACACCATCCAAACACCTTACCCTACACAATTCCTATGGTTTTGATTCCTTTGTTTTGCATATGCATTCCTATCCTATTCCTACATTTTTCTTATTCATATGAATTTTCATTCGCTTGTTCCAAAGGAGGCCTGAGTTCTCTTATGCATGAAAGATCAAAGAGAATCATGGGAGGTTAAGTTGAATATGCAAAACAGATCAGATGTTGAATTGAAGGTTAAGTTTTTTTTAAGGTTGAAGGTTTTAAAATCTAATAGTCATATTCTTGTTGAAAGCTCTTCTTTTTACATGGGAGGCATTATTCTTCTAGCTTAGAAGTTCAACTATTGAGATTTCAAGCTCATAAAATAGATTTTGCAATCTAACATTCCTCGAAGCTCCAAGCGCCTATCCTAGAGCTTACGAAATCTTAGACCACGTTAgaatggagaagtaaaagaatGTACATATTTGGAACACTGGACTTTTAAGAAAATTTGGAGTTTTCCTTTCCTATGGAAGTGTCTGCTTCCATTTGGAACACAGGACTGCCATCATCCGTTCATGAGGAAAGGAACCGGCACATGTACGTTTTACATAAAGATAAATCTTCACTACAACTCAAGGGAAAGAATGTTTCATTATCTCTCCTATTCCTTGTATTTGTTGATAATTAGCATGGAAACCCGTAAAAAAAACTCATGGTAGGGGCATGTTGCTTATATTAATTAAATTTAAGTACATCACTATCCTTGTTTTGCAGTATAATGTAGCGAATCAGCTCTGAAATGGAATCATGTGATCCAAACACCCATTTATTCTATTCCTGTATTTTGGAATTATGTAGTTTTTCACATTTCATTATATGAAATTCCTACACTACTTTTATTTTCCATTCCTGCATTCTAAACAGACCTTACGGAGGATTCAGTTTATATAGAAAATTCTTCTATAAGAGCCTTTCGATAAAGGATTGAATCATATCCTACCAATTCTTTCATGGGAATTTGGATGAAAACAAGCATGAGATCTAACATCATGTTTTCTTTCCTTTGTATCTTAGAGCCTGTTTGGTGTCCTCCACCGGTGTGAGCTAGACTCACCGCATGCACCCTCCTTTAGTTTGGTTGCCTGGTCGACCCCTCGAGCCAGGCCCTGTGCGTGCAAAATGCCCCCCGAGGCCAGGCTCCACGGATACGAGGTGAGCGGCCGTTTCCGCCGGGCCTAGCTCCCGTGGTgcagcggcgggcgcgcgggaggTGAAAAGTTGGTCGACGGGAGCTTGCGCCATTTCGCTAGGGTTACCTCCTCCTTTCGCGCCACTCACCGCAAATATATCCCCCTCCCCGCTGCCTCCACTCCCCATCGGTCACCATTCGTCTTCTTCGCTGGATCTGAGgtgctcccctctcctctcttcctcttgTTTTCATCGATTCGCGTTGTATTGATCCCCTCCCTTCTTCGTTGCTTCCTAGGTGCTCTGGATCTGAGTTCTTGCGGAGGTAATCTGGTTCGCCTCCCCCTCCCGCACCCGTGTTCTTGATCTCGTAACCCTAGATGCATCTCTCACTATTTCTTGTTCAAATTGATGCAGGGACCTCAGATCTGTGTTCCCCGCTTGGTTCTAAGGTATGAATCCATATTCTTGCTTAGGGTTCTTTTTCCTGTTTATTTGTGTCATTTTCCTAAGGTATGAATCCATGTTGCTTAGGGTTCTAAGGTATGAATCCATGTTGTTGGTGCCAGGTTGCATATCTGTTGTCCGTTGTTTGTTTGTCTGCATCATTGTTTGGGTGCTTGCCATCCTCGTTCAGTATAAGCaatcttcccctccctctccaccttttCTGATGAATGCGGGTTCTGTCGATGCTGATTGTGTGCGCTACAGATCTGACAATGCTATTTTTTTCTAAGCTTATGTCTAAgtcaatgatgttttctctttTAATCTGAGCATATGTCCATGCCAATGCTGATGCTTGTTTAAATCTAAGCACTTGTTCAATGCCAATGATGTTGTCTCATTATACCTTTAAATCTGAGCATTTGTTGAATGGCAATAATGTTTCTTTCATTAAACATGAGCAGTTTTATTGTTGTCACTGTTTTGTTGCTTTGTTAGTCATGGTAATTGTCTTGCTTGCTTAGATGGCTTTGGAGGACCAGCTACGTTTGCTGATTGCCCGAGCTACTGCTCTTATCACGGCTATGTATGCATTCTTGTTCAACAGGATAAGAATGCAACATAGTTCAAGGCCTCATATCAGTTATGGCCCTTTGAGCACCATGAATGAGGAACGCCAAAAGAACTTGGGCAAAATTTACAATTGTAATGATATAAAGTGTGTTGCTATGCTTCGCATGAGTAAAGCACCTTTTTTTAACTATGCAACTTGCTTAGGGAAAGGAATTTGCTGATACTAGCCTTCATAGTAGTGTTGAAAAGCAAGTAGCAATGTTTCTCCATATTGTTGGCCACAACCAACGCTTTAGAGTTATTCACCAAAACTTGAGGAGGTCAATAGAAACAGTGCATAGATATTTCAAGGAGGTCTTGTATGCTATTGGGGAACTTAGGCAAGACATGATTAGAGCTCCATCTATTGAGACACCACTTAAGATAAGCAATAGCCCAAGATGGTACCCATACTTCAAGGTAATAAATTTGTCATGTAGTTTGTAGGTTATTGCTGCATACTTGGGTGCATATCATGTAACAAGCATCTATTGGGTTTTCATGTAGGACTGTGTTGGGGCAATAGATGGGACTCATGTGTATACTAGAGTGCCAGCCAAGATGCAAGCAACATTTAAGGGAAAGAAGCACTACCCCACACAAAATGTACTTGCTGCTGTTGACTTTGATCCGAAATTTACTTATGTCTTAGCTGGTTGGGAGGGGTTTGCTCATGATGCTACTGTTCTTGCTGATGCACTAGAGAGGGAGGATGGGTTAAGGGTTCCACCAGGTAATTAGCTGAATTAGGTACCTAAATAAAATCTGTAACTTCGTAACAAtagacttaatgcatttctatacttgttataggaaaattctacttagtagatgctggatatgctTGTCGTCTTGGATTCCTTCCTCCTTATCGTGGCACTAGGTACCATCTGAAAGAGTATGGTGGTAGGAACTACCCAACCAACCCAAGGGAGTTGTTTAATTTGAGGCATTCAAGTCTTAGAGTTTCTGTTGAAAGGGCTTTTGGTGCTTTGAAGAATCGTTTTCGCATCATTGATAATAAACTATTTCATTCCTACAAGACACAAGTGAAGTTAGTACTtgcttgctgcatattgcaTAATTGGATACTTGGGCATGGGGTTGATGAGGTAGTTCCTGCTGAGTTCTCTTGGGTGCCCAACAACAATGCAAGTCCTAGACATGGGGTCCAGATGGATGACAATGTTGTTTGGGCTCAAACTAGGGATGAATGGGCTAATCACATGTGGTCCAATAGGGGTAACTCTCACATCTAAGATGTATCTGTTTTGTATTCTATCTATATTGAACAATGTTGTTTATTTCTAAACTGAGGCAttgaacaattgcaatgatAATTTTACTTATTTCATTACACAATATAGCTAAGGCATTGGacatgtgcaatgatgttaCACCAATTTTGATACTACACTAGAACTGAGGCTTGAGATATTTGCagtgatgatttttttattcCTTGATACTTCTTTTGAACTGAGGCTTAAGATAGTGTAATGATGAATTTTTATTCCTATTTTCTTCATGAGTGCAATGCATTTTGATGGTATAGGCCAGATGACATATGCAATGATGTTTCACCAATTATTCATTCATGTTTCTGAGTGGAGGTGTGGCAACTGGAAATAGGAATGGCTGAGGAGATGATTGCTGAGATCCTTGCTGCTGATGAGCTTGTGTTCCCTGGTGGGGCTGTTGGGGCTGATGGGTCTGTTGGGGCTGTTCATGGTGGTGCTCAGCAGAGACCTGCTATGAGGTGGACAGATGTGATGTCTGGATTTATTCTTCACCGCATGTGCCAGCTGATTTCAACTGGTGTCAGGACTGATAAAGGATTCAAAGAAGTCCACCTCAACCAGGTTGCCAAGGCTCTTCATGAGTTCAGTGGCAATGAAGTCACTAGCACACAGGTGTACAACCACTTGAGGAAGTGGAGGCTGAGGTGGGTTAGAATCTTAAAGTTGAGAGAGCTGAGTGGAGCTTTGTGGGATGGGGACAATTCCATGATTGTACTTGAGGAGGAGCACTACAATGGCCACATTAAGGTATGTACTTTGAAGctattttctttcttcaatgTTTAGCATTTAAAGTTTCTAACTTTAATTGGTGTAATGGCAGGCACACCTCAAATATGCTGAGTACCTGAACAAGCCAATTCATCACTACCAGGAGATGATGGTCATCTTTGGTAATGGTCCTATGGGATCAAATGAGACTCTTGGTAGTCCTTCTGACTTTGCTGAGAGCTCACTGAAGCATGAGTTGCTTGAGGAGCTTAAGAGTGGCAAGATTGAGGCAGCTTATGTATCCAAGTCAGAACTAGCTGTTGGAAGCAAGAGAAAGAGGTCCATGCTGTCAGAGGAGGATGTCCTTGTGTTCACTGGCATGACTGATGCAGTGAACAATGTTGCAGATGCTATACGTTCTACCAAGGTTGAGGATTCCCACCCTGACTTGTATGGTGCACTCATGTAGATGCCAGGGTTCAGTGAGGAAGATCTAATGGTTGCATATGGTCACCTGCTTGACAATAAGGCCCAAGGATCTGCTTTTGTGAAGATGTCTGACTCTCACCGTGTTCTTTGGCTGAGGACCTACTTGGTCAAAAACTACTACATGTGAGGGCCTATGCATGGTGGTTGAGctggtcttttgtgcagtgatACTATGTTGGATGATCTGGTGTAGTTGTGGCTTCTTTTATGCACTGTTGGCTGATCtggtggtcttttgtgtagcTGACATGACCCTGCATTCTTGGGCAGTTGACTTGATCCTATCTCCTAACTATATGGCTAACTCTAGCATATAGTTAATGACTTAGATTGTCTTGCTATGAACTCATGTTATTATGTTGTTGTGAGACCTTAAACTGAGCATGTGTCTATTCTGCCTATTCTGTCTGTTTGAGCACATGTCCATGTCAATGATGATATGCTTCTTTTTCCTGATTCCTTGCTGTTGATATGCTTTTTGTTCCTGATTCCTTGCTCATGATATGCTTCCTGGTTCTTCTTGTTCAACTAATATGAATTGATATGCTTTTTGATATGATGTCTGTTCCTGATTCCTGTTTGTTCCTGATCCTATCTATTTGAGCACATATCCATGCCAattgatatattttttgaaCATGAATTCATATGATGTGGTCCTTTCTAATCTTATGATGTGGTCCTTTCTATCATATGCAtctttatatttatatacttTACTAATATTTTATGAATTGTAGACATCTATGGCCTGGTATGTTGTTCATGTTGGCTGACAACCTGGAGTTTACTCCAATTGGGTTGATGCCCATGCTCAGGTCAGTGGCTACAAGGGTGCTTACcacaaaaagtacaagtcaagtgaagAAACATTTGCAGCCTTCTATGGACGTCAAAACAGAGAGGTGAAAACAACTCCATCACATGAACCTGTTGCACCTGATTCGAAGAAGATGGAATTATGGAATGTTAAAGATGTAATAATAGTTGTTCAGTTTTTAATTATTGCCTTTTTAGTTTGCAAGTTGATGTAATGTCGATCACGCTTGCAAGTTGTTGTAATTTTAGTTATGATTACCTCCTTGTGCTGGACAAGGTGGTGGTATTCTTACCACTGCATGTAGGAGGTAACCTCAACTTGTTGCATGCGGCTAACCAAACACAGTCCCTTGCATCTAGTTTTTCAAATTTGGAGTACATCCGAGCAACCAAACACCGTCTCTGACGAGCCTGGCTTATTGCATGCAgtcaaccaaacacaacctctTACATGCGCTTAACCTAGCTCTGAGGAGCTTGGCTGGCTGGTACAAGCCAGGCTACCCTCGTCCAGGCTAGTTGGTGGTAATGGATAAGATTGTAGGATCTAGGATACCGACTAGAGGAAGGTGAATAGGCGGTTTCAACTAAAATAAAAACattaaataaatttaattataACACAAGATAATTTCTAATTCTACTCTTTCTAAACTAGGTGAGGGTTTGCAACCTAGAGTGAC from Setaria italica strain Yugu1 chromosome VII, Setaria_italica_v2.0, whole genome shotgun sequence includes the following:
- the LOC101786905 gene encoding aspartic proteinase-like protein 2 — its product is MAPRAALLLAALALPPLLLAAAASSDPGPAATGVFQVRRKFPAGGGNITALRAHDGRRHGRLLAAADVPLGGLGLPTDTGLYFTEIKLGTPPKRYYVQVDTGSDILWVNCISCERCPRKSGLGFDLTLYDPKASSSGSTVSCEQGFCLAAHGGKLPGCSASVPCEYRVMYGDGSSTTGFFVTDSLQFDQVTGDGQTQRGNGSVTFGCGAQQGGDLGTSNQALDGIIGFGQANTSMLSQLAAAGKVKKVFAHCLDTIKGGGIFAIGNVVQPKVKTTPLVADMPHYNVNLKSIDVGGTTLQLPAHVFETGEKKGTIIDSGTTLTYLPELVFKEVMLAVFNKHQDITFHNVQDFLCFQYSGSVDDGFPTITFHFEDDLALHVYPHEYFFANGNDVYCVGFQNGGSQSKDGKDIVLMGDLVLSNKLVVYDLENQVIGWTDYNCSSSIKVKDDMTGATHTVNSHDIESSGWRFQWHNSLVLLLVILVCSYLIC